The Bacteroidota bacterium genome has a segment encoding these proteins:
- a CDS encoding ThuA domain-containing protein, which yields MKRYLLLIALCITSCATPYDTDPPADPGEMEDLGVLVFTKIAGFRHPSIAGGVVALKELGATQNWTVIETQNGAAFNPTYLSRFDVVVWLSTTWDVLDESQQVAFETYMETGGGFVGIHAAADTEYDWPWFGETLLGTWFTTHPNFPNVRMADVIVEDTTHPATAHLPPVWQREDEWYSFANNVRDNPDFHVLASVDESTYGIGENGMGDHPIIWCRELGDGGRALYTGLGHTEASFQEEAFRSHLVGAIHWAAGLAD from the coding sequence ATGAAAAGATATTTGCTCCTGATTGCGTTATGCATCACAAGCTGCGCAACGCCATATGACACTGACCCTCCGGCCGATCCTGGTGAGATGGAGGACCTTGGTGTGCTTGTTTTTACAAAAATTGCCGGTTTCCGGCACCCCTCCATTGCAGGCGGTGTTGTGGCGCTCAAAGAACTGGGTGCTACACAAAACTGGACCGTCATCGAAACACAAAATGGAGCTGCATTCAATCCTACCTACCTGAGCAGGTTTGACGTTGTGGTATGGTTGAGCACCACGTGGGATGTGCTAGATGAATCGCAACAAGTGGCTTTTGAAACCTACATGGAAACAGGCGGCGGCTTCGTTGGCATCCATGCAGCGGCAGATACAGAATACGATTGGCCTTGGTTTGGCGAAACGCTTCTGGGCACGTGGTTTACCACCCATCCCAATTTTCCGAATGTCAGAATGGCGGATGTCATCGTTGAAGACACCACGCACCCTGCAACGGCGCATCTTCCCCCTGTTTGGCAGCGGGAAGATGAATGGTACAGTTTTGCTAACAACGTGAGAGACAATCCTGACTTCCATGTTTTGGCCTCTGTTGATGAAAGCACATACGGAATTGGCGAAAATGGTATGGGCGACCATCCGATCATCTGGTGCCGAGAACTGGGCGACGGCGGCAGGGCCCTGTATACCGGACTTGGGCACACAGAAGCCAGTTTTCAGGAAGAAGCTTTCAGATCCCACCTGGTAGGCGCCATTCACTGGGCCGCCGGCCTGGCTGACTAA